Proteins encoded by one window of Flavobacterium sp. N502540:
- a CDS encoding cyclase family protein, which produces MLALIEGKYQIDLSKPIDISIPLTNTDDNPIAWYIEKPVIEPVVFGDWIGKVSEGKSSTNFNNIFFNPHGHGTHTECLGHITNDFFSINQCLKQFFFTAQLITVEPEKMGDDLVITKEHISTSLNVTNTSTSLNGTHTPTSLNGTNESSSPIKTIEALIIRTLPNQKDKKSTKYSNTNPPYLSEEAAIFIRESEIQHLLIDLPSVDREHDEGKLLAHKAFWNVKDTHNLNSDARLSATITEMIFVSDEIEDGAYILNLQIASFENDASPSKPILFKISNLTT; this is translated from the coding sequence AGCACTTATTGAAGGTAAATATCAAATCGACTTATCAAAACCCATCGATATTTCAATTCCGTTAACCAATACAGACGACAACCCGATTGCCTGGTACATCGAAAAACCGGTCATTGAACCAGTCGTTTTTGGTGATTGGATTGGGAAGGTATCTGAAGGGAAATCATCTACTAATTTCAATAATATTTTCTTCAACCCTCACGGGCATGGAACGCATACGGAGTGTTTGGGACATATTACGAATGACTTTTTCAGTATCAATCAGTGCTTAAAGCAATTTTTCTTTACTGCCCAACTGATTACAGTTGAGCCTGAAAAAATGGGTGATGATTTAGTAATTACAAAAGAACACATTTCGACTTCGCTCAATGTGACAAATACTTCGACTTCGCTCAATGGGACACATACTCCAACTTCGCTCAATGGGACAAATGAATCGTCTTCGCCCATCAAAACAATTGAGGCTTTAATTATTAGAACACTTCCAAATCAAAAGGATAAAAAATCAACAAAATATTCCAATACCAATCCGCCCTATTTATCAGAAGAAGCGGCAATTTTCATCCGTGAAAGCGAAATTCAGCATTTATTAATTGACTTACCAAGTGTTGACAGAGAACATGATGAGGGAAAATTACTGGCACACAAGGCGTTTTGGAATGTAAAAGACACCCACAATCTAAATTCCGACGCACGATTAAGCGCAACCATTACCGAAATGATTTTTGTTTCGGATGAAATCGAAGATGGAGCCTATATACTAAATCTCCAGATTGCTTCGTTTGAAAATGATGCAAGTCCAAGCAAACCAATATTATTTAAGATTTCAAATCTTACAACGTAA